From Centroberyx gerrardi isolate f3 chromosome 10, fCenGer3.hap1.cur.20231027, whole genome shotgun sequence:
tctctctctctctctctctctccctgtctctccctctctgtctctctctctctccctgtctctctgtctctctctctctctctctctctctctgtctctctctctctgtctctctctctctccctgtctctctctccctctctgtctctctctctctctctctctccctgtctctctttctctgtctctctctctctctctctctgtctctctctctctctcagtgatgGATGCTCTCAGATTCCTGTTCCTCAGCTTGCTGGTGACTTTGCATGGACACACATCTGAAGGCTCAGGTGTGAAACTGAATTTCCACACTATGTCtagtggtagccattgtagaagccTCCCTTTTTAGCAGCATTTATCCTGCAACTGTCCTGCATTAGTACAGTATACAGTGACAGTTGTTGAGGTCTTTCCACTGTAAATCTATCCTACTATGCGGGGGTGTGCAACAGTGCAGAAGCATAGCAGCAGGCATGTATGAAAGTGGGACTAATTGGATGGCTGCATCAGcacaaacaaaatgaagaaaacaaaatgaaactgtTGCTATGCTGGAATGCAGTAAATAGGTATAGAGATTGTTCCTATACTGGTTTCGGTTTTTTATTATTGTCCTTAGTTACctatttttatgtttctttcttactttcattcttttgtcattttgatAGACAAAtggtgtattttttgtgttttatgtgaagcacattggatttgccttgtgtatgaaatgtgctataaagTTTGCAGTTTTACATAGTAGAAGGcctccttcattcatttatcctGCATCAGTATAGCATGCAGTGCAGTAAGCATGTAAAAACTGGGGCTTCTTGGATGGCTACATATGCATGAACAGATCCAGGGATGAATAACATTGATATTTTCACCATTGCCATCATAATGTTGATCATGTTCTTCCACATATTCAGAGGAGGCAGAGCCTAAATGCAAGAACACTGAAACAGAGTTTATGAACCTGACGGAGGGCGAGGCGCTGCGCTTCGTGCCGTTTAGCGTGGCGAGGTCCAAAGAGAATTTCACTGATGAGGAGTTCACCTGGTACAGAAACGACTCGCAGGTCAAGAACATCTCCTCTGAGGAAGGACAGTGGACCCATCACCACGGACCTgcactcctcttcctcagcctcTCCATCAACGACTCTGGCCTCTACATCAtgcggtgagagagagagagacacagagagagagcgagagagagagagagagagacagagaaagagagagagagaaagagagacagacagatagacagatagagagagagagagagagatagacagagagagagagagacagagagagagatagacagacagacagatagagagagagagacagacagatagacagagagagagagaaagagagagagaaagagagacagagagagagagatagacagatagagagagagagacatagagagatagagagagagacagagagatagacagagagagagagagacagacagacagatagagagagagagagagagagagagagacagacagacagatagacagagagatcgagagacagagagagacagacagatagagagagacagagagatagacagatagagagagagagagagagacagacagatagacagagagagagaaagagacagagagacagacagatagagagagagagacagatagagagagagacagatagacatacagagagagagagagacagagagagagagagagacagagagagagacagagaaagagagagagacagagaaagagagagagacagagaaagagagagaaaccctAAGTTTAGCTGCTATAAATCTCCGGAGAGAGATTTTAATACAGCAGAATACTTTGTCTCCATAAAGGacttaaaggtccagtgcaatgacaATTGCATTTGCAATgtcatggtataatttaacaaaggacctgttaatgtaaagttacccaaattatcataactgtcagcactgtggaaatttgaaaaactcTGTCTTCAACAGCATCAAGCATATTTACAATTCcagtctacttcctggtgtaaatgatgtcacttacacccaggttttaatgaatgctctgattaaGTTAATAGGTGTCCCacagtctgtcagacaatagcCAGCCGGCTATttgccaaactagccaaaaCCTCTGTGCCACCATTGTTGCTGAATGCCCGAGTCCCAACACTTTATATTTGTTCCCAAAGACAGACATATTGTCTGTTTGACTTTCACTCCGTCCGACAAGCTTTGCACCGTCTAACcgtcaaaaactgaaaataatgatgCTCATTGtggaagaggatcaacatgtcggaagtgatttctccatcttcctttccctccttccaccatctgctgccagaaactctttcagctttatctccgtttgctctggaggaacagaagaagaacctcttcctgttttgtgccgtaaagcgatccagcagatttccctccagatccaccaggtggagaaactatggaggatgcagagtagaggctggtagaggccgATGATCTCACGGCGATGGTCTTGATtgtttacagtatttatacTAACGTCTcagaattaatgtggtaatgctTGAGTAATTTTGAAATGCTAGACGTAGCAccttttaaaatataaaacacaaagcACCGAACCAATTGGCAAGAAAGACATAAATGTGTCTGTTTACACTGCAAGCAAAATGTGATTGAAGATGAGATGCAGTTCCTCATACACTGTCCTAAATATTTCCCAACAGAATATTATGAAAGGTATGACTTTGTTTCTCTGTACCCTAATGTGTACTTGTGCAgctatgtatttgtgtgtatgaatgcaGCTGTATGTCACCGGATGCTTTACATCACATTTAACTagctctcccctctcccctagGCGTAACTCCTCAGGAAAATGTATCAACTATTCTGTAAAAATCATCGTCTTCCCGGCAACCCAGCCGCTGGGCAAAGAACGGCTCTACCTCTCAATCAAAGTCCCAGACCGCAACCCCAGGATCCCATGTCCAGATCCTGTCATGAAGCCATGCAAAAAAGTGAATGGAAACTTCACCTGGTACAAGGTACGGACACTGCTGCTTACAGGATCTCACATACGCTCTTGCAGCGGAGGGTAAATTAGACATCTGTAAACATCTGTGAATCTGTCAGTGGTTAGCATATCGAGAATTCTCTCCAGCTGATAGAAACCCAGAATCAGCATGATGAGGATGTTGTatctttaaaggggcattaagtaagtAAGTACCTTTATCTTCCTCTGCTGgggaccagtaggaattgcgacaacattgatagaactggaagagtcttgaaactccagtaggacacagaaatctcagcaggTAGCCAAGCCATAGTGgagttattggtattgatcaacaaccctatcagtTCTGTGCTATGGGACTGTAAAAACCTTATTTAGTGCCGCTTTAATCTTCAATATTTTTGTCTGCAACAGCCCAATTTCCCCTAGGTAATTCAGAGCTTAAAATGCATTTACATCGTATCAGCATTCTCTTCAATTCTCTACTTTTCtatccttttccttccttccatttgacattattttctttattctttattttcatcttatcttcccctcccttcctgccTCTGCCTCAGGACTTGACTCCTCTTCGAGACCAGCATGGAGACAGCCTCTGGGTGCACAATGCCACCACAGCTGACGAGGGCATCTACACATGCATTTGTACCTGGACTCACAACCACAGAGTGTACAACTCCACCGCCTCCAGGAGGCTTCAGATAGAGGGTGAGACAGCTTTCACAGctcttttaaaaaacaaaacaaaacacagaaggtCCACTGAGCGTGTGGATATCGAGTGAATTAATAAGAGgtataagatatcactttattaatccccttggagAAATTCAGGAATAGGGGTTAAAGGAATATATTGAATTATTAGGAGATTGTCCGATTGGTAAGCTTACCTATTATTTATTAATCATGTTATGTGAACGAAATGATCCATATGTCATATGTAGATCATTCGCTCCattcctccatgctaacactttagcatatactgtgttgagtgatagcaggctccatgccaacactgaatagaatagaatagaatagaataaaatggaaTACTCATCTTTGTGCCTCATTTTTCTGACCTACAGAGTCCTCTGCCACCTTTCCACCACAAATCATCActccacagacaaacacagtgcACTCCGCTGACAAAGGTAAGCTTTTAATAGAGCAAATTTAATCtgtgcatgattggagtgaaaCGAGGTTGaatttaaaaactccacctgttaacaagtgctgtggcagcacagtgttgttggaactaagagaatcgctgaacaaaatatgTAGTTCATGCGTTGACGGAGCCACTGCAGTTAGAAAATCAGCGAGCTAGTTCCTGGTCTGTGGATGTCCGCAGGCTGCAGCGGAGACCCTGTccatgcttgtttgacttctaccgtacggcctggtgtacgagcgcacactggatTTCCCTTCTGCAGGGCTCTCGGCGCTCTGCGGCACTAAACAGTGCACACCGTAATTCACCTAAGCAGTGTGCATTGCAAAAAATGAACGAGGATGAACGGACAAACGAACaaatgactgactgcctgcctgcctgactgactgactgactgactgactgactgactgcctgcctgcctgactgactgactgactgactgactgactgactgcctgcctgcctgactgactgactgactgcctgactgactgactgcctgtctcacACCTAACCGTATCACTCCGCAGTCAAGACGTCTGGTCCAATTTTTAGAATTTcctttcaaataaactgctgaCACCTTCTGCCAAAAAGACGGTACTCTTTGATTACTGCAGACAGTCCTGCTAGACTTTTTGGCGTAAGCTTGCGAATTACTTAAGCTTGTattcaaatcattttaaatcaatactttgtgtcaaatgatGAATGTTTTTGCTCAGTAGCTGTGTAATAACTTAagtgggataatgtacagcgagccggtcattattgcaaaataaacCCCAGGGTGATCAGAGTGACTCAAGACCCCGGTGAGAAGCAGAGACACCAGACGTCTGTTGTAACACACTTTGGTCTGAAcgatagtggaaaagtttactttgttgcatttttgtcaaaacaaatctgactccagttcctgtaactttatgatggacttgtctgtctcttcttctgtggtgttcataccagttaagaacacatgaagaaacagctgcaTATGAGCatcagacttcattttgttctgctaggctttccaggcatgaggaaccgcatccgtctccttctacccataatcccttgtgttttggggtcgtttcctgtagttggttggattacgttctcactgcTAATGAACCGCaacgcagttctcttgttagaggactgagttCAGATGGgttgttctcacctggagaAATGAACCAAAGtaaaggaggaaacgctgcagagttTGAGTAAACCGCTCTGAACACGCTGGCTGTGAACGCACCATAAGAGTGACACCTGTCCTCTTGCACCTGCCAGGCTCCAGGACGGCGATGAACTGCTCGGCGTTCTGTGGGAAGAACATGCGTGACGGCTGTGACGTTTGgtggcagaagaacaggaagtcTCTGGAGACGGAAGACGGGTACGGTCTAACCATCAGCCGGTAAGAACAACAGAACTGCCCCGGTTCAAGAAACTATGTACAAAATGTGCCAATATTATGGgtaatataatatactgtattatgtgtaatatataatttaaaaatgtacaagagTGTAAAAACACAATGTGACACAATGTTATAACTTACAAAATATGActtaaaatattataatatatacgTTGATActcaggttaatacactggaataagacCACTATAAAGTGatatatagaatagaatagaatagaatagaataatctGCAAACATTCATGATCATGCATGGGTATATGCATGagtatgcacacgcacacacacacacacacacacacacacaccagatacatgcatatatacatgtGCACACTCATTCTAATACACagacaaatgtacacacacacacacacactgacagtacTGCAGAGGCATCTATGCTTATGCAAACTGACACTCATactaatggacacacacagacacgcacacatctTAActcatttcatgacattttggcacattcacacactgaatGTTCTGTAAAGAGTTTGAATTGTAGATGGAAAAACCTTTCTGGaacttttaaacatttaaaattcttctttttttttttatcttctgcATTTTTATCTCTGTCGTGTTTTGCTGCTGCACATTCAGTTTCCTCTGGTCGATGGAAAAGTTGATCTTGATCTTAACTGAACCGAACCGTGTGTCTCCTGTTGAAGGGCCATCGTGGGGCCGTCGAAGCGGAACATCATCACCGCTGTCCTGACCATCGCCAGAGTGTCTGCTCAAGACTTCCAGGCCACGTTCACATGCGTCGCTGAGAACAGCCTCGGCCGGGACTCGGCCTCTGTGACTCTGAAGCCACCAGGTCAGTGGAAGGAGGCAAGAAAACACTGAGAGCAAGAAGATTTATTAAAGCAatactccacttagttttaacatgggggttctTCGGCACTGGACCGCCATGAaaactagcctggtaagaccatcctgatcacgtgacctcacattatgcttcgctccacggatcagtctggacttccagccgcccacatcgatttcctgaaattacaatgtaaccgggccaatcagggactgcgtcgtagttgatgacatgaactacaggccgccgctggcaaaacagtaatggcgtctcccgaagcaacgagcgttaacgttaacgttgagtaaacacagccataagtgcagttattgcagaaatagacgcaataacaacaattaaacaagaacaagagtatgcactagcggagtttctcggcggaaaagacgttttcaccgttcttccgactggatttgaatttggattcgctgattggctgaaggagtttgtctgtcaaggcgagtactcccgcccactgaaatcgatgtgggcggcaggaagtccagactgatccgtggagcgaaacagaatgtgaggtcacgtgatcaggatggtcttaccagaaAACCAGAATATGAACTACTCACCAGGATCGGATGCAGccggacgagtttgtagcgttcagatttttacttcttATTCATTaataaaaactgacattgaacacgttggtgaacagattcaacaacagatcctgctgctgtgattttcaactgactgatcaactgactgacagactgttGGTCCGACGCTGTAGAACCGAATTTAGCCAAATAGCAtgtttattgatagaagagaacatagtggagggataccatttaggagagatagttcctgtttgggagaccggatctacttttatttttaaatactaattttagtgtaaaccaagaacaggcaagggaaatcccgttttacatgatatgggacctttaaaacacacacacacacacacacacacacgtacacacagtgAATACGTTAAGATGCGAACGCGCTCACTAACACATATTTGAGCACATGCACCCAAACTTAAACACACTCCAGGGCTCCAGACTGTGAGAGTGTGCGAGTAAAAATTTCATGTGGTCGCATTCGTGCGAGTGCATGATGATCATTAGGCTGTTTTGGTGCCCCTCCGGCACGGGTACTGCGTTAGCCATTGTGGTTGAAAGTagtactttttcttcttcactggctcAGTCGGTCTCTCCCTACCTGCACTCTCATCATCAGTGcacgggggggagggggcggggggggggggggatgcactggaacggagatcagtatggatgtatggactattaggctgcgttcacacatagcgttttttgatgtggaaaaagtgctgcctggagcgctttttgtgaggagaaataaaaagcggatcacggcaacgtcacctgacgttagctgagcagctgctagctcactaaccagctggttagcacttctaacAGACAAaacgctgcacacacacccccatcTATATCAATGGTACGGAGGTTGAGCGTGGCACCAGCTTTAAGTTTCTGGGTGTCCACATCTCCGAGGACCTCTCTTGGACCCTCAACACCTCAACCCTGGTCAAGAAGGCACACCAGCGTCTcttcttcctgaggagactgaAGAAAATCCACACGTCTCCTCAGATCCTGGTGAACTTCTACAGCTGCACCATCGAGAGCGTCCTTACCAACTGCATCACAGTTTGGTATGGCAGCTGCTCTGTCTCAGACCGGAAAGCACTGCAGAGGGTGGTAAAAACTGCCCAACGCATCACCGGTACTCCACCTCCCTGCCGTCGAGACTGTCCACCTCGAGCGGAGCCTGCGGAGGGCGCGCGGCGTCGTCAGGGACACCTCACGCCCCGGCCGCAGACTGTttgccctcctcccctccggGAGGCGCTACAGGAATCTCCTTTCCAGGACCGGCAGGCTCAGGAACAGCTTCTTCCCCTCAGCTGTCACCTTACTGAACTCTGCACCACGGTGACAGCCCCCATCCCCGGATAcctccccatccccccatcccaCCGGTACCCCCCCATGCCCCCGTCCCACCGGATACCTCCCCATCCCCCCGTCCCACCGGATacctccccatccccccaccccaccggtacccatccacacacacaacaacacccaGACACCTTCCTCCAGTGACTATACATACTTACTATACACATGTTCATTCTGTATATACTATACACCTTACTGtttatactatatactatatactgtatatatcttgcATTTCATAtccactgttcatactgtttatactgtttatactgttatttatctgttatttatcTTAGCACTCATACTACCCCTTTcaatttattctatttatatactTAGCATATTCATACCACTCTGTTCATTCTGTTAATACcgttcatactgtatatacaccatACTGAATATgctatatatattattatatacatcTTGCATATTCATATATCTTGCATACTCTTAtccactgttcatactgttgatgctgttaatactgttcatactgtatataccttAACACATTCATACTACCCTTAtagcttattttatttatatatatatatgtacatacattACACTGCACTTTTACTGCTTCTTTTGTACTTCTGGTTAGATGCTAAACTGCATTTCGTTGTATTAGTACTTGTACTctgtgcaatgacaataaagttgaatctaatctaatctaaaaacagtgttgtgcaacaagcaaaggcttaccagatttttccaatacatgtccagtataatccatactgcctttaagatcgctgttgctgtaacggaaattcacttattacaatgtccaatttctccaccggcactttcactttctccatatttgttgttgctatgggaaacggccagcgtctctgtggTCACAATTGGTGCGACCGCACCAATGTGTgaccgccttttgtgcgccttgcggccgcttcccgttgcttttacagttttttctgattgcttaggcactatctttgaaactataggctatttttgcaaaactctacacactaaccacaaaaccttacaccaaaccaacaaaacattatacatctcttgcaaaagtaaacaattcttgcaaaactcttcaaacattgtgtttttgcgtcaatacagtacacacaaaccatcatttgaataagcacacgaagcaccaactacgcactgatagtctaaatgaaaaacacttgtggcttttgctttttctgtgttcagggcatagcagtttgcaatactgtaaagttttgtcatacatgtagtaacgtaaacacacatacacacaggtatccaaatgtgtaaagtatggatgtgtattccgaacataacacactatcaatacaaataaggggaaaaaaaaatttgttttttttcttactgtaagaaaaaaaaaaaaactttttccccttctttgtatgtgtgtttactacatgtatgacaaaaccTTACAGTATTGCACTATACTAAACTATACAGCCGCCACGAAGGTAAGGAAGAGAACAGAAATTAGAGGTTAAAGGAAAATACCGGCagcctctgtgtttctgcacagtcagcagagttgcagatatcagcgctcgttttcctccttcatccATTCTTGTCtttcagtatgaaaaacaaatttccacagagcgagagaatccatgtgtgtatatatgaatgGGCTTTtcgaaaaataacaaaaattttGTTCCAGGggttaaaatacattttgtttttcatttagactatcagtgcgtagttggtgcttcgtgtgcttattcaaatgatggtttgtgtgtactgtattgacgcaaaaacacaatgttttaaaagagtttgaagagttttgcaagaattgtttacttttgcaagagatgtgtaatgttttgctggtttggtgtaaggttttgtggttagtgtgtagagttttgcaaaaatagcctatagtttcaaagatagtgcctaagcaatcagaaaaaactgtaatgagaaaagggcgctggcagttggggaaaaaatgttatgtgtgaacgcagccttattACGGagtttttaccggctggcttgatgcatttgggacagagggaccgcggtaagacaaaacaaacacacacaatctatacatttatatcatatCACCGTTTATTTCCATGCACATGCGCGAGCTgtgtccacctgacagccctctgttctgtcggcggagagagacacaggagcaCGGAGGTTTGGACGCTTCCCGGAggttcccgggggcacggtagCGTATGAGAAATACGAAGATTTacgaagaaaaaaacaaaaaaaagggtgCGACCAAATCATGTGCTGGTGCGACCAACTGAGAAAGTTGGTAGCACCAGCACAGCGCAGTGCTACCAGTGGAAAAGTTAGTCTGGAGCCCTGCACTTACGCCTCTTCATTCATCCTTTCTCCAGAGTCCATCACTCCGCTCGTCATTGGAGCGGTGAGCGTggttctgctctctgtgttggcGGCCGCCGCGGTCAAGTACTTCGCCATCGACCTCGCTCTCCTCTTCAGACGCTACTTCACTCTCAGCAGCCGCCACGAAGGTAAGGAAGAGAACAGAAAGTAGAGGTTAAAGGAAAATACCGGCagcctctgtgtttctgcacagtcagcagagttgcagatatcagcgctcgttttcctccttcatccATTCTTGTCtttcagtatgaaaaacaaactgaatccatgtgtgtatatatgaatgGGCTTTTcgaaaaataacacaaattttGTTCCAGGGGTTAATACATCCACCAGCATCACCTTTGTGAATTTTGATCTTTTAATCTTAATTTAAGCTATATATTATAATTCCCCCTCCCCATGATTGAGTTTCCTGTTTCcatgaataaacagaatataCTTAATTAACAAAAAGTAGTCCTACTGGAGATTTCTtgctggttaaaaaaaaaataaaaaaatcactatacaaaaatgtaaaataatagaTCTGCAATTGAGGGGGGGAAAAACCTTAAGGCACTTTACTCCGCCTGCTGGTACAAAAGTAATTAAAACGACTTTAATGATGTAACATTCAAAACATGCATATGCTCTTCATCAGAGATCAGTTTGGAAACTTTTGGaatagttatttatttttttaccagcAAAAAGTCTCTAATAGCACCtatttagggctgcaactaacgattattttcattgtttggtctataaaatgcctataaaatggtgaaaaatgtcgatcagtgtttcccaaagcccaagatgacgtcctcaaatgtctcgttttgtccacaacccaaaagatattcagtttactgtcatagaggagtaaagaaaccagaaaatattcacatttaagaagatggaatcagagaatttggACTTATATCCATATAGGGAATGTGACACATATCCAGCGGCCTGTTCTTTCCACTTTGCATAAAAAGActttttcactgtgtgtttttacacttACTTCTTGCTGTTGTGATTCCAGTTTGCACACCTCACTCTGATCTGGACcaatggttctcaacctgggagTCGGAACCCCCCAGGGAGTCACAAGctaattttggggggtcgcaagatgatttatgggatatggaaaacaaaaacatttctactatactaatttattatcatgtctattttgtcagatttttctTGTGACATATTGAATGGTTTTCAGCCTCTTGGCCTTTgataataaatcaaatgaaacaagctaaaaagggaaaatcagtaggcatcgcttcattttaaggggcCACAAGCTGAAAAGGTTGAGAGCCTGTTCTAGACAGCCGTCCTCAGAGAGAACGATAATGAGCAAATCGTGAATGTATGTAACCTGGCTGACACCTGACCCTGAGTCAGTGACGTTGTGTTACAAAGGAAGGATTTCTGTCTTTACTTGAAGCAGTTCTCCCCATGTCTTACAGCATGTGATTCTTTCTGCAGCCACCTGGGGGCGCTCAGTCTGCAGCCACAGCTCCTGCAGCTGCACACAGCAGCATGGGACAGTCAGAGTTAGATGGGAGAGTTTGTGTTGTTTAGTCCAAATCAAATGCAACATTGCTGACCTAAACTACAgttaatgtattttatagaaATACTTAAAGCAACTAcaattgaagggtttcattccagaaTGGCTACCAAAACTTCATcaatcaatattttttaaaaacactggtgattctgtcctcaaaaacaTAACCATACTGTAAGCAAAAGTCTAAAGGTGTCTCATAAGTTTAATGTTAACTCACAGTTTGTTTCACTTGCATGTCAGCAGCCATTCTGTCAGACCAGGAGTCACATTTTAAAAATAGtggatatattatatattttttcccccagctaGTGTAGGGATTGGAACCGGCAACCTTCTGGTTATACGCTTCTTTAACCTCAAGGAGAAtgctaaataaaaaacaaaacaaaaaaacaactttaatcAGCAATAATAAGCTAGTTATAGAATATTTTATGGGCTAATGCCAAAAGCTGTAAGTAGCCATTGAATGCATTTCTGATGAATACAATGACTGACCGCCTTGACTGAGGATGATTTCTTGATGAAAAGCTTCTTCCACTCGACTGTAACACTGTAAATGAAAACAGCTTGGTAacgcacctcctcctcctcctcctcctcctcctcctcttcctcctctgttctgcAGATGGGAAGGTGTACGACGCCTACGTGGTCTACCAGACGCAGAAGGGGGACAAGGCCTTGGAGGAGACGCTCTGTCAGTTCGTCACCAACGTCCTGCCCTCCGTTCTGGAGCAGAAGTGCGGCTACCGGCTCTTCATC
This genomic window contains:
- the LOC139912127 gene encoding interleukin-1 receptor-like 1 is translated as MNLTEGEALRFVPFSVARSKENFTDEEFTWYRNDSQVKNISSEEGQWTHHHGPALLFLSLSINDSGLYIMRRNSSGKCINYSVKIIVFPATQPLGKERLYLSIKVPDRNPRIPCPDPVMKPCKKVNGNFTWYKDLTPLRDQHGDSLWVHNATTADEGIYTCICTWTHNHRVYNSTASRRLQIEESSATFPPQIITPQTNTVHSADKGSRTAMNCSAFCGKNMRDGCDVWWQKNRKSLETEDGYGLTISRAIVGPSKRNIITAVLTIARVSAQDFQATFTCVAENSLGRDSASVTLKPPESITPLVIGAVSVVLLSVLAAAAVKYFAIDLALLFRRYFTLSSRHEDGKVYDAYVVYQTQKGDKALEETLCQFVTNVLPSVLEQKCGYRLFIHGRDDIPGEDRLELVETRVKLSRRLMVILTPGSGSGSEVTDQQHASPQTPLVGGYDWQVGLHEALVQTEMSVILVQLGVMGPQGYTHLPAGLQHLVRKSAPLRWREDSRGAATKNSRFWKRVRYMMPATPAKNTPQSAIV